A genomic region of Caenorhabditis elegans chromosome V contains the following coding sequences:
- the lipl-5 gene encoding Lipase lipl-5 (Confirmed by transcript evidence), with the protein MWRFAVFLAAFFVQDVVGSHGDPELHMTTPQIIERWGYPAMIYTVATDDGYILEMHRIPFGKTNVTWPNGKRPVVFMQHGLLCASSDWVVNLPDQSAGFLFADAGFDVWLGNMRGNTYSMKHKDLKPSHSAFWDWSWDEMATYDLNAMINHVLEVTGQDSVYYMGHSQGTLTMFSHLSKDDGSFAKKIKKFFALAPIGSVKHIKGFLSFFANYFSLEFDGWFDIFGAGEFLPNNWAMKLAAKDICGGLKVEADLCDNVLFLIAGPESDQWNQTRVPVYATHDPAGTSTQNIVHWMQMVHHGGVPAYDWGTKTNKKKYGQANPPEYDFTAIKGTKIYLYWSDADWLADTPDVPDYLLTRLNPAIVAQNNHLPDYNHLDFTWGLRAPDDIYRPAIKLCTDDYLGK; encoded by the exons ATGTGGcggtttgccgtttttcttgcggcattttttgttcaggaTGTTGTGGGAAGCCATGGCGACCCAGAGCTTCATATGACTACC ccccaaATCATCGAGCGATGGGGGTATCCGGCGATGATCTACACAGTTGCCACGGATGATGGGTACATTTTGGAAATGCACAGAATTCCATTTGGGAAAA CAAACGTAACATGGCCAAATGGCAAGAGACCTGTCGTCTTCATGCAACACGGCCTGCTGTGCGCCTCTAGCGACTGGGTCGTGAACCTTCCCGATCAGAGTGCTGGTTTCCTGTTCGCAGATGCCGGATTCGACGTGTGGCTCGGCAACATGCGTGGTAACACCTACAGCATGAAGCACAAGGATCTAAAACCTTCGCACTCGGCGTTCTGGGACTGGAGTTGGGATGAGATGGCTACCTATGATCTGAATGCTATGATCAATCATGTGTTGGAGGTCACTGGACAGGATAGTGTATACTATATGGGTCATTCACAAGGAACTCTAACGATGTTTAGTCATTTGTCGAAGGATGATGGAAGTTTCGCGAAGAAGATCAAGAAGTTCTTCGCGCTGGCACCAATTGGGTCTGTGAAGCATATCAAGGGATTTTTGTCATTCTTCGCTAACTATTTCTCGTTGGAGTTTGAT GGATGGTTCGATATCTTCGGAGCCGGCGAATTCCTCCCAAACAACTGGGCCATGAAGCTAGCCGCCAAGGACATTTGCGGAGGGCTCAAAGTTGAAGCCGACCTCTGCGACAACGTCCTATTCCTCATCGCCGGCCCGGAAAGTGACCAATGGAACCAGACACGTGTTCCAGTCTACGCTACTCATGATCCAGCGGGGACTTCGACTCAGAACATTGTCCACTGGATGCAGATGGTGCATCATGGAGGCGTTCCGGCGTACGACTGGGGAACCAAGACGAACAAGAAGAAATATGGACAG GCTAATCCCCCAGAGTACGACTTTACCGCTATCAAGGGAACCAAGATTTACCTCTACTGGAGTGATGCCGATTGGTTGGCTGATACGCCTGACGTGCCTGACTACCTACTGACTAGATTGAACCCGGCAATTGTCGCT caaaacaaTCATCTTCCCGACTACAATCATTTGGACTTCACATGGGGACTACGCGCTCCTGATGATATTTATCGTCCGGCTATCAAGCTGTGCACTGACGATTATTtgggaaaataa
- the lipl-5 gene encoding Lipase lipl-5 (Confirmed by transcript evidence) encodes MTTPQIIERWGYPAMIYTVATDDGYILEMHRIPFGKTNVTWPNGKRPVVFMQHGLLCASSDWVVNLPDQSAGFLFADAGFDVWLGNMRGNTYSMKHKDLKPSHSAFWDWSWDEMATYDLNAMINHVLEVTGQDSVYYMGHSQGTLTMFSHLSKDDGSFAKKIKKFFALAPIGSVKHIKGFLSFFANYFSLEFDGWFDIFGAGEFLPNNWAMKLAAKDICGGLKVEADLCDNVLFLIAGPESDQWNQTRVPVYATHDPAGTSTQNIVHWMQMVHHGGVPAYDWGTKTNKKKYGQANPPEYDFTAIKGTKIYLYWSDADWLADTPDVPDYLLTRLNPAIVAQNNHLPDYNHLDFTWGLRAPDDIYRPAIKLCTDDYLGK; translated from the exons ATGACTACC ccccaaATCATCGAGCGATGGGGGTATCCGGCGATGATCTACACAGTTGCCACGGATGATGGGTACATTTTGGAAATGCACAGAATTCCATTTGGGAAAA CAAACGTAACATGGCCAAATGGCAAGAGACCTGTCGTCTTCATGCAACACGGCCTGCTGTGCGCCTCTAGCGACTGGGTCGTGAACCTTCCCGATCAGAGTGCTGGTTTCCTGTTCGCAGATGCCGGATTCGACGTGTGGCTCGGCAACATGCGTGGTAACACCTACAGCATGAAGCACAAGGATCTAAAACCTTCGCACTCGGCGTTCTGGGACTGGAGTTGGGATGAGATGGCTACCTATGATCTGAATGCTATGATCAATCATGTGTTGGAGGTCACTGGACAGGATAGTGTATACTATATGGGTCATTCACAAGGAACTCTAACGATGTTTAGTCATTTGTCGAAGGATGATGGAAGTTTCGCGAAGAAGATCAAGAAGTTCTTCGCGCTGGCACCAATTGGGTCTGTGAAGCATATCAAGGGATTTTTGTCATTCTTCGCTAACTATTTCTCGTTGGAGTTTGAT GGATGGTTCGATATCTTCGGAGCCGGCGAATTCCTCCCAAACAACTGGGCCATGAAGCTAGCCGCCAAGGACATTTGCGGAGGGCTCAAAGTTGAAGCCGACCTCTGCGACAACGTCCTATTCCTCATCGCCGGCCCGGAAAGTGACCAATGGAACCAGACACGTGTTCCAGTCTACGCTACTCATGATCCAGCGGGGACTTCGACTCAGAACATTGTCCACTGGATGCAGATGGTGCATCATGGAGGCGTTCCGGCGTACGACTGGGGAACCAAGACGAACAAGAAGAAATATGGACAG GCTAATCCCCCAGAGTACGACTTTACCGCTATCAAGGGAACCAAGATTTACCTCTACTGGAGTGATGCCGATTGGTTGGCTGATACGCCTGACGTGCCTGACTACCTACTGACTAGATTGAACCCGGCAATTGTCGCT caaaacaaTCATCTTCCCGACTACAATCATTTGGACTTCACATGGGGACTACGCGCTCCTGATGATATTTATCGTCCGGCTATCAAGCTGTGCACTGACGATTATTtgggaaaataa
- the lipl-5 gene encoding Lipase lipl-5 (Confirmed by transcript evidence) — protein sequence MQHGLLCASSDWVVNLPDQSAGFLFADAGFDVWLGNMRGNTYSMKHKDLKPSHSAFWDWSWDEMATYDLNAMINHVLEVTGQDSVYYMGHSQGTLTMFSHLSKDDGSFAKKIKKFFALAPIGSVKHIKGFLSFFANYFSLEFDGWFDIFGAGEFLPNNWAMKLAAKDICGGLKVEADLCDNVLFLIAGPESDQWNQTRVPVYATHDPAGTSTQNIVHWMQMVHHGGVPAYDWGTKTNKKKYGQANPPEYDFTAIKGTKIYLYWSDADWLADTPDVPDYLLTRLNPAIVAQNNHLPDYNHLDFTWGLRAPDDIYRPAIKLCTDDYLGK from the exons ATGCAACACGGCCTGCTGTGCGCCTCTAGCGACTGGGTCGTGAACCTTCCCGATCAGAGTGCTGGTTTCCTGTTCGCAGATGCCGGATTCGACGTGTGGCTCGGCAACATGCGTGGTAACACCTACAGCATGAAGCACAAGGATCTAAAACCTTCGCACTCGGCGTTCTGGGACTGGAGTTGGGATGAGATGGCTACCTATGATCTGAATGCTATGATCAATCATGTGTTGGAGGTCACTGGACAGGATAGTGTATACTATATGGGTCATTCACAAGGAACTCTAACGATGTTTAGTCATTTGTCGAAGGATGATGGAAGTTTCGCGAAGAAGATCAAGAAGTTCTTCGCGCTGGCACCAATTGGGTCTGTGAAGCATATCAAGGGATTTTTGTCATTCTTCGCTAACTATTTCTCGTTGGAGTTTGAT GGATGGTTCGATATCTTCGGAGCCGGCGAATTCCTCCCAAACAACTGGGCCATGAAGCTAGCCGCCAAGGACATTTGCGGAGGGCTCAAAGTTGAAGCCGACCTCTGCGACAACGTCCTATTCCTCATCGCCGGCCCGGAAAGTGACCAATGGAACCAGACACGTGTTCCAGTCTACGCTACTCATGATCCAGCGGGGACTTCGACTCAGAACATTGTCCACTGGATGCAGATGGTGCATCATGGAGGCGTTCCGGCGTACGACTGGGGAACCAAGACGAACAAGAAGAAATATGGACAG GCTAATCCCCCAGAGTACGACTTTACCGCTATCAAGGGAACCAAGATTTACCTCTACTGGAGTGATGCCGATTGGTTGGCTGATACGCCTGACGTGCCTGACTACCTACTGACTAGATTGAACCCGGCAATTGTCGCT caaaacaaTCATCTTCCCGACTACAATCATTTGGACTTCACATGGGGACTACGCGCTCCTGATGATATTTATCGTCCGGCTATCAAGCTGTGCACTGACGATTATTtgggaaaataa
- the ZK6.6 gene encoding UNC93-like protein MFSD11 (Confirmed by transcript evidence), protein MDSSKSSTGTSRRFELLCIMMLTFGQLCIMTGYDSQSFILESVIHSIHERDPERISAFAGYYGQAVCYLAYVTTCLFSPSFLYATSAKTTLLISSICFTSFPLGFLFTNSYYYYFSSALNGVGFALYYTGNGGYITSHSTRQTIESNVSLSWSFGCCCMIVGSVIMAVITTVTQDQIPQLIDAVNVTIGGHGVERRFGDGEIYLLFSVFAAISSMAIFTFMLMPSQDVSNCIEPSDKVVSFKDGMKLMAETLKSSKMFKLAPTFLLTGMYTAFWVSIYPTSLTFNMHNSKMIYLPAIYGFGVGVGETIMGIIISTLSKRIKDFGLKPTMLIGSVLTTVFCFVALLSTPFDATVTPSHEQPLLFQPSQVTVFLIAIIGGMSDCCLCSVRSVICALAMPKRRAQAFSVSKIYQSLGSCFIFFLSPFLNLYHYVIGIPLLCVLSCILFFRQARQTQVMERKLTQELEESEKRRMAKELEAQMQKI, encoded by the exons ATGGATTCCTCAAAATCATCAACCGGGACAAGCCGGAGATTCGAGCTGCTGTGCATTATGATGCTCACTTTTGGGCAGCTTTGCATAATGACGGGCTATGATTCTCAGTCGTTTATTTTGGAGTCAGTGATTCATTCGATTCATGAGAGGGATCCTGAGAGAATCAGTGCTTTTGCTGGGTATTATGG CCAAGCCGTATGCTACCTGGCCTACGTCACCACTTGCCTCTTCTCACCATCGTTCCTCTACGCCACCAGTGCAAAAACTACACTTTTGATCTCCTCGATCTGTTTCACCTCTTTTCCACTGGGCTTTCTCTTTACCAACTCATACTATTACTATTTTTCTTCTGCATTAAACGGTGTCGGATTTGCCT TGTACTATACGGGTAACGGCGGGTACATTACTTCACATTCTACCCGGCAAACTATCGAATCAAATGTTTCACTTTCCTGGTCATTTGGGTGTTGTTG catgaTTGTTGGTTCCGTAATTATGGCCGTcataactacagtaacccaggaTCAAATCCCACAGCTTATTGATGCCGTTAACGTCACAATTGGCGGGCATGGTGTAGAACGGCGATTTGGAGATGGGGAAAT atatttgcTCTTTTCCGTTTTTGCCGCGATTTCCTCAATGGCCATCTTCACATTCATGTTGATGCCATCACAGGATGTTTCAAATTGTATAGAGCCAAGCGATAAAGTTGTGAGCTTCAAGGATGGAATGA AACTCATGGCAGAAACCCTAAAAtcctcaaaaatgttcaagttgGCTCCGACCTTCTTGCTCACCGGAATGTACACGGCATTTTGGGTGTCCATTTACCCAACCAGTCTGACTTTCAACATGCACAACTCAAAAATGATATATCTTCCTGCAATTTACGGATTCGGAGTTGGAGTTGGCGAAACTATTA TGGGCATTATCATCTCCACACTGAGCAAGCGCATCAAAGATTTCGGTTTGAAGCCAACGATGCTCATTGGAAGTGTGCTCACCACCGTCTTCTGTTTTGTAGCTCTTCTCTCAACTCCGTTtgacgctacagtaaccccaagCCACGAGCAACCCTTGCTCTTTCAGCCAAG ccaagttACAGTATTTCTGATTGCAATAATCGGAGGAATGTCAGACTGCTGTCTGTGCAGTGTGAGATCTGTAATTTGCGCGTTAGCGATGCCAAAACGAAGAGCTCAAGCGTTTtctgtttcgaaaatttatcag TCCCTGGGCTCATGCTTCATCTTCTTCCTGTCCCCATTCCTCAACCTCTACCACTACGTCATCGGAATCCCATTGCTCTGCGTACTGTcgtgtattttatttttccgccAGGCCAGACAGACTCAAGTTATGGAACGAAAATTGACACAGGAGCTTGAAGAGTCAGAAAAACGAAGGATGGCAAAAGAGCTGGAAGCTCAGATGCAGAAGATTTGA
- the nhr-254 gene encoding Nuclear Hormone Receptor family (Confirmed by transcript evidence), with amino-acid sequence MLASNQTCAVCERFTTEFNYGVPSCNACKIFFRRLITRTAPVKQCYIGEHCFTKSPITKKCTFCRFQKCIQVGMTLPSYLHFGELTKEKCIDSTIQKLILMEAHRKDLMANYYTSYLNPTIDEVIRLNKVEYTRKSQNHQMSFYNWAFHCCLVTVDFMKKFSFVNLLRFEDQKNLMKEFYIKLTVLINSKQSMSCGKEGMTFPDGSDVLPPTSSEWGISKISQNLENKVRCRLIGRLSELRITDEEYLLMCVLIFCNPNLSDVSKNGKILLTSYQNLYSSVLLQYCLLTYGKMGPSRFAELLGICQVIGIQYGDAIHYNVLVQLTKSRLDMKQLVRDGMVEAFLN; translated from the exons ATGTTGGCTTCGAATCAAACGTGTGCGGTTTGTGAGCGTTTCACAACTGAGTTCAATTATGGA GTCCCTTCCTGCAACGcctgtaaaatatttttccgtcGTCTAATCACCCGAACAGCTCCAGTCAAGCAGTGCTACATAGGTGAGCACTGCTTTACAA AATCCCCAATCAccaaaaaatgtacattttgCCGGTTTCAAAAGTGCATTCAAGTCGGAATGACCCTCCCATCCTACCTTCATTTTGGCGAATTAACCAAAGAAAAGTGCATAGACTCCACAATCCAGAAGTTGATACTCATGGAAGCCCATAGAAAGGATTTGATGGCAAATTACTACACAAGTTATTTGAATCCAACAATTGATGAAGTGATTAGACTCAACAAAGTGGAATACACGAGGAAATCTCAAAATCATCAAATGAGCTTCTATAATTGGGCTTTTCACTGCTGCCTTGTGACCGTGGATTTTATGaagaaattttcttttgtaaATCTTCTCAGATTCGAGGATCAAAAGAATCTAATGAAAGAGTTCTACATAAAGCTCACAGTGCTCATCAACTCAAAACAATCAATGTCATGTGGGAAAGAAGGGATGACATTTCCAGATGGTTCAGACGTCCTACCACCAACATCTTCCGAATggggaatttcaaaaatctcgcaaaatttggaaaataaggTTCGATGTCGGCTGATCGGTCGGTTGAGCGAGTTGCGGATTACTGATGAGGAGTATCTATTGATGTGTGTGCTGATATTTTGCAATCCGA ATCTATCGGATGTCTCTAAAAACGGGAAGATACTTCTCACGTCCTACCAGAACCTCTACAGCTCGGTCCTTCTGCAATACTGCCTGCTTACTTATGGCAAGATGGGACCATCTCGGTTTGCTGAGCTGCTCGGAATTTGCCAAGTCATCGGGATTCAGTACGGCGACGCAATTCACTATAACGTCTTGGTGCAATTGACCAAATCGCGACTCGATATGAAACAGCTCGTCAGAGACGGAATGGTCGAAGCGTTCCTTAATTGA